The Lichenihabitans psoromatis genome contains a region encoding:
- a CDS encoding peptidylprolyl isomerase gives MRVRLKSTLLAGAALALLLGATVAEAKVLAKVNGVEITDEDVRIATQDLGATLPQQLKGAARDTYVLDYLIDLKLAAAQGMKDGAADTPAFKQQMDYYRDKTLMESVLTNVAKTAATDAAERKVYEDVAKQQKPEVEIHARHILVPTEAEAKAALARVKGGEDFAKVADEVSKDPGSQGGDLGWFTRDKMVPEFADAAFKLEKGQISDPVKSEFGWHIIKLEDKRDKAFPPFDAVKDQVARYVVQKAQSDTIMKLRDAAKIERMEPVAPPTPAMPAAPAPATPDVAAPKP, from the coding sequence ATGCGCGTACGATTGAAATCAACTCTCCTGGCCGGCGCCGCCCTGGCGCTCCTCTTGGGCGCGACCGTCGCCGAGGCGAAGGTGCTGGCCAAGGTCAACGGCGTCGAGATCACCGACGAAGACGTCAGGATCGCCACGCAGGACCTCGGCGCGACCCTGCCGCAGCAGCTCAAGGGTGCGGCCCGCGACACTTACGTGCTCGACTATCTCATCGATCTGAAGCTCGCTGCCGCACAGGGCATGAAGGACGGTGCCGCCGACACGCCGGCCTTCAAGCAACAGATGGATTACTACCGCGACAAGACGTTGATGGAGAGCGTGCTGACCAACGTGGCCAAGACGGCCGCGACCGACGCGGCCGAGCGCAAGGTTTATGAGGACGTCGCCAAGCAGCAGAAGCCGGAGGTGGAGATCCACGCCCGCCACATTCTGGTGCCGACCGAAGCCGAGGCGAAGGCGGCGCTGGCGCGCGTAAAGGGCGGCGAGGACTTCGCCAAAGTGGCCGATGAGGTCTCTAAGGATCCGGGCTCGCAGGGCGGCGACCTTGGCTGGTTCACGCGCGACAAGATGGTGCCGGAGTTCGCCGATGCGGCGTTCAAACTCGAGAAGGGTCAGATCTCCGACCCGGTGAAGAGCGAGTTCGGCTGGCACATCATCAAGCTGGAAGACAAGCGCGACAAGGCGTTCCCCCCCTTCGACGCCGTCAAAGACCAGGTGGCCCGCTACGTCGTGCAGAAGGCGCAGAGCGACACCATTATGAAGCTCCGCGATGCGGCGAAGATCGAGCGCATGGAGCCCGTCGCTCCGCCGACCCCCGCGATGCCGGCCGCTCCGGCTCCGGCCACCCCGGATGTGGCTGCTCCGAAGCCGTGA
- the secA gene encoding preprotein translocase subunit SecA: MFGSLARKIFGSSNDRRLKTFSSRVAAVNALEPEIAALTDADLAARTATFRAELAAGKTLDDILVPAFATVREAAKRVLGQRHFDVQLIGGMVLHEGAIAEMRTGEGKTLVATLATYLNALAGNGVHVVTVNDYLARRDAEWMGQIYRFLGLSVGIIVHGLDDTARKEAYAADITYGTNNEFGFDYLRDNMKYELSQMAQRGHSFAIVDEVDSILVDEARTPLIISGPSDDKSDLYNSVDKFIPHLVREDYDLDEKQRTTNLTEVGNEHIEALMTEAGLLEGSLYEASNATLVHHVQQALRAHKLFSRDKDYIVRNDEVVIIDEFSGRMMPGRRYSEGLHQALEAKEHVTVQPENVTLASITFQNYFRLYKKLAGMTGTAATEADEFAEIYSLDVIEIPTNRPVSRLDGDDEVYRTAEEKARAVVREIEAANAKLQPILVGTTSIERSEQLGELLAQQGYQRIDFTAPNALDKLYKSARSGRPSKTFAILNARFHEQEAYIVAEAGVPGAITIATNMAGRGTDIKLGGSEEMRIGVEAGSMEPGSARDAKEAAIRAEIAAFKTKAMEAGGLYIMGTERHESRRIDNQLRGRSGRQGDPGSSKFFLSLQDDLMRIFGSERMDAVLTRLGLQENEAIIHPWINKALEKAQQKVEARNFDMRKNVLKYDDVMNAQRKVVFEQRREMMAQDSLEEQIDEMRTSVVDDLVARFIPHDAYAETWDTAGLKQACLETLNLDAPIDEWAKEEGIGDEELNERLQKAANEAYAARVAQNTPDVMRYVEKQVVLQMLDHLWREHLVVLDHLRQVIGWRGLAQRDPLNEYKSEAFDLFNSLVARLRESTTAQLMRVEIAFEAPQNELPPMFASHTDPLTGDDDVALENNNPQFGNRDFAFNTAAAGAAVLTADAAVHRDPQDSSTWGKVGRNELCPCGTGRKFKHCHGALLQGGE; the protein is encoded by the coding sequence ATGTTCGGCTCGCTCGCAAGAAAGATTTTCGGCTCATCCAACGACCGCAGGCTGAAGACTTTCTCCTCTCGCGTCGCCGCCGTGAACGCGCTCGAGCCGGAGATCGCAGCGCTGACCGACGCCGATCTTGCGGCCCGCACCGCGACGTTCAGAGCGGAGCTCGCGGCCGGCAAGACGCTTGACGACATTCTGGTGCCAGCCTTTGCGACGGTGCGCGAAGCCGCGAAGCGCGTCCTCGGCCAGCGCCATTTCGACGTGCAGCTGATCGGCGGCATGGTGCTGCATGAGGGCGCGATTGCCGAAATGCGGACCGGCGAAGGCAAGACGCTGGTGGCCACGCTGGCGACGTACCTCAATGCGCTGGCCGGCAATGGCGTGCATGTGGTGACCGTGAACGATTACCTCGCCCGTCGCGACGCCGAATGGATGGGACAGATCTACCGCTTTCTTGGCCTCAGCGTCGGCATCATCGTGCACGGCCTCGACGATACCGCCCGGAAGGAGGCCTATGCGGCCGACATCACCTACGGGACCAATAACGAATTCGGCTTCGACTATCTCCGCGACAACATGAAATACGAGCTGAGCCAGATGGCGCAGCGCGGCCATTCCTTTGCGATCGTCGATGAGGTGGATTCGATCCTTGTGGACGAAGCACGGACGCCGCTCATCATCTCGGGCCCGTCGGACGACAAGTCGGACCTTTACAACAGTGTCGATAAGTTCATCCCGCACCTCGTCCGCGAGGATTACGACCTCGACGAGAAGCAGCGCACCACCAACCTGACCGAGGTTGGCAACGAGCATATCGAGGCTTTGATGACCGAGGCGGGCCTTCTGGAAGGCTCGCTTTACGAGGCCAGCAACGCGACGCTCGTGCACCACGTCCAGCAGGCCCTGCGGGCCCATAAGCTGTTCAGTCGAGACAAGGACTATATCGTCCGCAACGACGAAGTCGTCATCATCGACGAATTTTCTGGCCGCATGATGCCGGGTCGCCGCTATTCGGAAGGGCTGCATCAGGCGCTCGAAGCCAAGGAGCACGTGACGGTTCAGCCAGAGAACGTGACGCTCGCCTCGATCACGTTCCAGAATTACTTTCGACTCTACAAGAAGCTGGCGGGCATGACCGGCACGGCCGCGACCGAGGCCGACGAATTCGCGGAGATTTACAGCCTCGACGTGATCGAAATCCCCACCAATCGCCCCGTGTCGCGTCTGGATGGCGACGACGAGGTTTATCGCACTGCCGAGGAAAAGGCCCGCGCGGTGGTGCGCGAGATCGAGGCCGCGAATGCAAAGCTGCAGCCGATCTTGGTCGGGACCACGTCGATCGAGCGATCCGAGCAACTTGGCGAGTTGCTGGCACAGCAAGGCTATCAGCGCATCGACTTCACGGCTCCGAACGCACTCGACAAGCTGTATAAGTCCGCCCGGTCCGGGAGGCCGTCCAAGACCTTCGCGATCCTGAACGCACGCTTCCACGAGCAGGAAGCCTATATCGTGGCCGAGGCCGGTGTGCCCGGCGCCATCACGATCGCGACCAACATGGCCGGGCGCGGCACCGATATCAAACTCGGCGGCAGCGAGGAGATGCGGATCGGGGTCGAGGCGGGGTCGATGGAGCCGGGTTCCGCACGGGACGCCAAGGAAGCGGCCATCCGCGCCGAGATCGCCGCCTTCAAAACGAAGGCCATGGAGGCTGGCGGTCTCTACATCATGGGCACCGAACGCCATGAAAGTCGCCGTATCGACAACCAATTGCGCGGGCGATCCGGTCGCCAAGGCGATCCAGGGAGCTCTAAATTCTTCCTGTCGTTGCAGGACGACCTCATGCGCATCTTCGGCTCCGAGCGGATGGATGCGGTGCTGACGCGTCTGGGCCTGCAGGAAAACGAAGCCATCATCCATCCGTGGATCAACAAGGCTTTGGAAAAGGCGCAGCAGAAGGTCGAAGCACGCAACTTCGACATGCGGAAGAACGTGCTGAAATACGACGACGTCATGAACGCCCAGCGCAAGGTGGTGTTCGAGCAGCGTCGCGAGATGATGGCGCAGGACTCGCTCGAGGAACAGATCGACGAGATGCGGACCTCGGTGGTCGACGATCTCGTGGCGCGCTTCATCCCGCATGACGCTTATGCCGAAACCTGGGATACGGCAGGCCTCAAGCAAGCGTGCCTCGAAACCCTCAACCTCGATGCCCCGATCGACGAATGGGCCAAGGAAGAGGGCATCGGCGACGAGGAACTGAACGAACGTCTACAGAAGGCTGCCAACGAGGCCTATGCGGCGCGCGTGGCGCAAAATACGCCCGACGTGATGCGCTATGTCGAGAAGCAGGTCGTGCTCCAGATGCTCGATCATCTCTGGCGCGAACATCTCGTCGTGCTCGATCATCTGCGGCAAGTGATCGGGTGGCGTGGTCTCGCGCAGCGCGATCCGCTGAACGAGTATAAGTCGGAAGCTTTCGACCTGTTTAACAGCCTCGTGGCCCGTCTGCGAGAGAGCACCACCGCGCAATTGATGCGGGTCGAGATCGCCTTTGAGGCGCCGCAAAACGAACTTCCGCCTATGTTCGCCTCGCATACCGATCCGTTGACCGGTGACGACGATGTCGCGCTTGAAAACAACAACCCTCAATTCGGCAATCGAGATTTCGCCTTCAATACGGCTGCGGCCGGCGCGGCCGTGTTGACCGCGGACGCAGCTGTGCATCGCGATCCGCAGGATAGCTCGACATGGGGCAAAGTTGGCCGCAACGAGCTTTGCCCTTGTGGCACGGGCCGCAAGTTCAAACATTGCCATGGCGCCCTGCTTCAGGGCGGCGAATAG
- a CDS encoding glycosyltransferase family 2 protein, with amino-acid sequence MLWLLLFARAFVLDGVFAWSIGIAYVGYDTALLLFVFWQTLGLRKAVPARPANGAPVSLGVIVAAHNEADILPVTLAALFAQSEPPDRIIIADDGSTDGTAALLEGSFGLISPEIGAMSACSTRYSTLQWLRLPHGGKPAALNSAIVLTDTDMVLTVDADTLLDSDAIAAMRNAFAADPTLVAATGILTPVCAATTGGRIFQWFQTYEYIRNFLSRYAWMQVNSLLLISGAFAAFRRIAVIEVGGFDPACLVEDYELIHRLRRYSVREGRGWTTSVVGASRALTDAPGSTGAFLRQRRRWFGGFLQTQYWYRDMVGNGTYGWLGLLMLPVKAADTLQPIYGLTAFGLLAVYAVTGRFSLVNPVAGVIGLKILIDFAFHLWSIHLYRRWAAPSASVSFGSGLLAALLEPFSFQLLRHLGAAWGWVMFLTGERTWGVQQRLGLVAVPHGPTRHVDEPGRDPS; translated from the coding sequence ATGCTATGGCTCTTGCTGTTCGCGCGTGCCTTCGTGCTCGACGGCGTTTTTGCCTGGTCGATCGGCATCGCCTACGTCGGCTATGACACGGCGCTTTTGCTCTTTGTGTTCTGGCAGACACTTGGCTTGCGAAAGGCCGTTCCGGCACGCCCGGCAAATGGCGCGCCCGTCAGCCTCGGGGTTATCGTGGCGGCCCATAATGAGGCCGACATCCTTCCCGTAACGCTGGCGGCCCTCTTCGCTCAATCCGAGCCGCCCGACCGTATCATCATCGCGGACGACGGCTCGACGGACGGCACCGCCGCACTTCTCGAAGGCTCGTTTGGGCTGATCAGCCCAGAGATCGGCGCCATGAGCGCGTGTAGCACGCGATATTCCACGCTGCAGTGGTTACGACTGCCCCACGGCGGCAAGCCAGCGGCCCTCAACAGCGCTATCGTGTTGACCGACACCGATATGGTCCTGACGGTCGATGCCGATACGTTGCTCGACTCGGACGCGATCGCGGCTATGCGGAATGCCTTCGCGGCCGACCCCACCCTCGTTGCCGCAACCGGTATCCTGACGCCCGTCTGCGCCGCAACGACAGGCGGCCGCATCTTTCAGTGGTTCCAGACCTACGAATATATCCGCAACTTCCTCTCGCGCTATGCCTGGATGCAAGTCAACAGTCTCCTGCTGATCTCCGGAGCTTTCGCAGCCTTTCGCCGGATAGCCGTCATCGAGGTCGGCGGCTTCGATCCGGCCTGCCTCGTCGAGGATTACGAGCTCATCCACCGGCTCCGTCGCTACAGCGTGCGCGAGGGACGAGGCTGGACTACCAGCGTCGTCGGGGCGTCGCGCGCCCTTACCGACGCGCCTGGCTCGACAGGTGCCTTTCTGCGCCAGCGGCGACGTTGGTTCGGCGGCTTCCTGCAGACGCAATATTGGTATCGCGACATGGTCGGGAACGGCACCTATGGCTGGCTCGGCTTGTTGATGCTGCCCGTCAAGGCTGCTGACACGCTGCAGCCGATCTACGGCCTCACGGCTTTCGGACTTTTGGCCGTCTACGCCGTGACCGGACGGTTCTCTCTGGTCAATCCCGTGGCCGGCGTCATCGGGTTGAAAATCCTGATCGACTTCGCCTTTCACCTCTGGTCGATCCATCTCTATCGCCGCTGGGCCGCGCCCTCGGCGTCGGTCAGTTTCGGGTCCGGTCTCCTCGCCGCCCTGCTGGAGCCGTTCAGTTTTCAGTTGCTTCGCCATCTCGGCGCCGCCTGGGGATGGGTCATGTTTCTGACAGGCGAACGGACGTGGGGGGTGCAGCAGCGGCTCGGGCTCGTTGCCGTTCCGCATGGGCCGACACGTCACGTGGACGAGCCTGGACGGGACCCCTCGTGA
- a CDS encoding cytochrome b produces MIQRYTRTAMVFHWLVAALIAANVIMIWVVDSLPDTMARPVIDTHKSFGITVLGLAIMRVLWRATHAPPALPPGYPKWERWSAHAAHGVLYLLIFCLPLSGWMHDSAWKEAATHPMYLYGLIPWPRIGWLTAIDPAQKDYWHDLFGRVHTAFAYVLYAMVVAHVAGALKHQWFDREPELQRMLPGRDAVGLKAEEPR; encoded by the coding sequence ATGATCCAACGCTACACGCGCACCGCGATGGTGTTTCACTGGCTCGTCGCAGCCCTCATCGCAGCGAATGTGATCATGATCTGGGTGGTCGACAGCCTGCCGGACACCATGGCGCGTCCCGTGATCGACACGCATAAGTCTTTCGGCATCACGGTGCTGGGCTTGGCGATCATGCGCGTGTTGTGGCGCGCGACCCACGCTCCACCTGCGCTTCCGCCCGGCTACCCAAAGTGGGAGCGCTGGAGCGCCCATGCGGCGCATGGCGTGCTGTATCTTCTCATCTTCTGCCTGCCCCTGTCAGGCTGGATGCACGACTCGGCTTGGAAAGAGGCGGCGACGCATCCGATGTATCTGTACGGGCTGATACCTTGGCCGAGAATCGGATGGCTCACCGCCATCGATCCGGCCCAAAAGGATTATTGGCACGATCTGTTTGGCCGCGTGCATACGGCGTTCGCTTACGTGCTCTATGCGATGGTGGTCGCTCATGTCGCGGGCGCACTCAAGCACCAATGGTTTGATCGGGAGCCCGAACTTCAGCGCATGCTTCCCGGACGAGACGCCGTCGGGCTAAAAGCCGAAGAGCCGCGCTGA
- a CDS encoding capsule biosynthesis protein yields the protein MKPLRSEEIEVQNVKLIRIVPDQEGGDASLQARQRSPSGFYRNLPFLIIVVLPTLLAALYYFGIASSRYQSEVKFVVRSPGSAASSELASLVSGSSIVRAGDDAYIAKAYMLSRDAMEQLVEKDGLRAVFDKAGWDFLWRYPGPFRSSDTEGLMKHYLKFVSIAYEQSSGILTLGFQAFEPEDARRMAGALLAHTEVFLNGLNVRAQNDAIKSAVAQVDDGKQRAYDALDKVTAFRNRENVVDPTKSSTGIVDSISRLSLETSNSNARLAELATTTPQSPEIPTLRTRVAALQDQIGKQRQLLGGTTASLAPRIAEYQRLLLEQQFAERSFMSGLASLESARLDAERQRVFLERVTAPDLPDFPAYPYRLASVLGTLAISYGVFRVFKSVSKDVWDHAKK from the coding sequence ATGAAGCCGTTGCGAAGCGAAGAAATCGAAGTCCAGAACGTCAAGCTCATTCGCATCGTTCCTGATCAGGAGGGCGGCGACGCCTCCCTTCAGGCACGACAGCGCTCCCCCAGCGGCTTTTACAGAAACCTGCCCTTCCTGATCATCGTCGTCCTGCCGACACTTCTGGCTGCCCTCTACTATTTCGGCATCGCCTCATCCCGCTACCAATCCGAGGTCAAATTCGTCGTTCGGTCGCCCGGCAGCGCGGCGTCGAGCGAACTCGCATCCCTCGTCTCGGGCTCGAGCATCGTTCGAGCGGGCGACGATGCCTATATCGCCAAAGCCTATATGCTGTCGCGCGACGCGATGGAACAATTGGTCGAAAAGGACGGATTGCGGGCCGTGTTCGACAAGGCCGGATGGGACTTTCTCTGGCGCTATCCAGGCCCGTTCCGCTCGTCAGATACCGAAGGGCTGATGAAGCATTATTTGAAATTCGTCAGCATCGCCTATGAACAATCGAGCGGCATCCTGACGCTTGGCTTCCAGGCTTTCGAGCCGGAGGATGCAAGACGCATGGCTGGTGCGCTGCTGGCCCACACGGAAGTTTTCCTCAACGGCCTCAACGTGCGGGCCCAAAACGATGCGATCAAGTCAGCCGTCGCGCAGGTCGACGATGGAAAGCAGCGCGCCTACGATGCTCTCGACAAGGTGACGGCCTTCCGCAACCGGGAAAACGTCGTCGACCCGACCAAGTCCTCGACCGGCATCGTCGATAGCATCTCCCGCCTGTCGCTCGAGACCTCGAACAGCAACGCGCGTCTCGCCGAACTCGCGACCACGACGCCTCAAAGCCCCGAGATCCCGACATTGCGGACCCGCGTGGCCGCCCTGCAGGATCAGATCGGCAAGCAGCGTCAATTGTTGGGCGGCACCACCGCTTCGCTGGCGCCCCGCATCGCCGAATATCAGCGCCTCCTGCTCGAGCAGCAATTCGCCGAGCGCTCATTCATGTCGGGACTCGCATCGCTCGAGTCGGCGCGCCTCGATGCGGAGCGGCAACGCGTGTTTCTGGAACGTGTGACCGCGCCTGACCTGCCGGACTTTCCGGCTTATCCCTATCGCCTCGCCTCGGTGCTCGGGACGCTCGCAATCTCCTATGGGGTGTTTCGTGTGTTCAAGTCGGTGTCCAAGGATGTCTGGGATCACGCCAAGAAATGA
- a CDS encoding ABC transporter ATP-binding protein has product MSNAAHNHHLVNSLLAGNGLPATGETPDLVPPRAIAAVDIVKEFDTEHGRRRVLDGISFKVHMGERIAILGRNGAGKSTLIQILSGLQRPTSGHVDRGLRMSWPLAFAGGFEGDLTGYDNIRFISRVYNAPFREVFDYVDSFAELGRLLYEPMRFYSSGMKMRIGFALSLAINFDCILIDEVILVGDRHFQEKCVRELFEYRKHCAMIIATHGMDVVTQYCSQALVMKNGRGRVFTDLDMAVKIYSSL; this is encoded by the coding sequence ATGAGCAACGCCGCCCATAATCACCATCTCGTCAACAGCTTACTGGCCGGCAACGGCTTACCGGCAACCGGCGAGACGCCCGATCTTGTGCCGCCGCGTGCCATTGCTGCGGTCGATATCGTCAAGGAATTCGATACCGAGCACGGTCGCCGCCGCGTTCTCGACGGCATCTCGTTCAAGGTGCATATGGGCGAGCGGATCGCCATTCTCGGGCGCAACGGCGCCGGCAAGTCGACCCTGATCCAGATCCTCTCGGGTTTGCAGCGGCCGACATCGGGCCATGTCGATCGCGGCTTGCGGATGTCTTGGCCGCTCGCCTTCGCGGGCGGCTTCGAGGGGGATCTCACCGGCTACGACAACATTCGCTTCATCTCGCGCGTCTATAATGCACCCTTCCGGGAGGTGTTCGATTATGTCGATAGCTTCGCCGAACTCGGTCGCCTGCTTTACGAGCCGATGCGCTTCTACTCGTCGGGGATGAAGATGCGGATCGGCTTCGCGCTCTCCCTTGCGATCAACTTCGATTGCATCCTGATCGACGAGGTCATTCTGGTCGGCGACCGGCATTTCCAGGAGAAATGCGTGCGCGAGCTCTTCGAATACCGCAAACATTGCGCCATGATCATCGCGACCCACGGCATGGACGTCGTGACGCAATATTGCTCGCAAGCGCTGGTGATGAAGAATGGCCGCGGCCGGGTCTTCACCGATCTCGACATGGCCGTGAAGATCTACTCGTCGCTGTGA
- a CDS encoding glycosyltransferase family 4 protein, with protein MATILFDGRDAYRKGGTGIATYARLLGILARKLGFDTQQVVSSEYPPDKKDPVLNEIRFHDVPGKRLTISQLVKVGWRASLGGFSDIRPTKVLNTGAVVDPTPESKKAFASTFASFKLFLIGEALYRVHGRRAVMQFDRTPDIFHATSPVPLQVRGAANLYTIHDIIPIRLPYTSLTNKKFFYNLTKELCAKADHIITVSEFSRRDIIKLTGISEDRITNTHQSVSMPQHLLSRSDDAVAADLAHIFELDMDGYFLFFGAIEPKKNVSRLIDGYLASGSKRPLVIAGGLGWQFEGDVKRMQDERFLSYRVTGERIAAERMVRHVDHVPFDQLVSLIRGARALIFPSLYEGFGLPVLEAMLLGTPVITSNVSSLPEIAGNAALLVDPMDVASIAQAVRTLDKDSDLCLDLTERGRIQASKFSVERYETNMAALYARFAS; from the coding sequence ATGGCGACGATTTTATTCGACGGGCGAGATGCTTATCGCAAGGGTGGGACCGGCATTGCGACATACGCGCGGCTGCTCGGCATCCTGGCTCGCAAGCTCGGGTTCGACACGCAACAGGTCGTGTCCAGCGAATACCCGCCGGACAAGAAAGACCCGGTGCTGAACGAGATCCGCTTTCACGATGTACCAGGCAAACGGCTGACAATTTCGCAACTCGTCAAGGTCGGCTGGCGCGCCTCGTTAGGGGGCTTTTCGGACATTCGACCGACGAAGGTGCTCAACACGGGGGCGGTCGTCGATCCGACGCCTGAAAGCAAAAAAGCCTTTGCCAGCACATTCGCGAGTTTCAAGCTCTTTCTGATCGGCGAGGCTCTCTATCGTGTCCATGGCCGGCGAGCCGTGATGCAGTTCGATAGGACGCCAGACATCTTCCACGCGACCTCTCCGGTGCCGCTTCAGGTGCGCGGGGCCGCCAACCTCTACACGATCCATGACATCATCCCGATCCGGCTTCCCTACACCTCGCTGACCAACAAGAAGTTCTTCTACAATCTGACGAAGGAGCTTTGCGCCAAGGCCGACCACATCATCACGGTGTCGGAATTCTCGCGCCGCGACATCATCAAGCTGACCGGCATTTCCGAGGACAGGATCACCAATACCCACCAAAGCGTCAGCATGCCGCAGCATCTGCTGTCGCGCAGCGATGATGCCGTTGCGGCAGATCTCGCGCATATCTTCGAACTCGACATGGATGGATATTTTCTGTTTTTCGGTGCCATCGAACCGAAGAAAAATGTGTCGCGCCTGATCGATGGTTACCTTGCATCCGGCTCGAAGCGACCCTTGGTGATCGCCGGCGGCCTCGGTTGGCAATTCGAAGGCGACGTCAAACGCATGCAGGACGAACGCTTCTTGAGCTATCGCGTCACCGGGGAGCGGATCGCGGCGGAGCGGATGGTCCGACATGTCGACCATGTGCCGTTCGACCAACTCGTCAGCCTCATCCGGGGCGCACGCGCCTTGATTTTCCCCTCGCTCTACGAGGGGTTTGGCCTGCCCGTGTTGGAAGCCATGTTGCTCGGAACACCGGTGATCACCTCCAACGTATCATCGCTGCCGGAGATTGCAGGCAATGCCGCGCTTCTGGTCGATCCCATGGATGTCGCATCGATCGCCCAGGCGGTCCGGACGCTCGATAAGGATTCGGACCTGTGCCTCGATCTGACCGAGCGTGGACGGATCCAGGCATCTAAGTTTTCTGTGGAGCGTTACGAGACGAATATGGCGGCACTTTACGCTCGGTTTGCCAGTTGA